The Teredinibacter sp. KSP-S5-2 genomic interval CCACATCCACCAGTGAGGAAAATTCACTCAGTAATACCAGGGATTGGTTGTAATATTTAACACCGGCTTCTGTTGGCGCTATTTTTCTTGTGGAACGATTGAAAAGCCTGACGCCAAACTGGTTTTCAACTGTACCCACATATTTGCTGATCAAAGCCTTGGATAAGCCCAAGCGTTCACCGGCTGCTGTAAACGAACCCGTTTCAACAACAGCAACAATGGTTTTTATTCCATCAAGTGTATCCATGGTTTAAAAAAAACTACAAAGAATGAGAAATAAAACAGGTTTGATCATTTTATTCGCGTCAATAGATGGTTGAGAACTCGAACGGCTGGTCAATATTGGTGATTTTTATATTAACAGATAGAAATAGTCTCAGTTATTTCTTTCATAAAAAATTGGACATTAGTCTTAGTTGAATTCCACTTTTCATTGGTTGAAATTGTTGCGTACTACTTGGTAATGAGACCTATGTCGATAATTCTTATCAATATATTTTATTTCGTTTTCCATAGTATTTTCTTGGGAAATTTTAGATTGTGTCAACTGTAAGTTATTACATTGATTTCAATGCGAATTTGAATTTTGTTTTACGAGTTGAAGCTGATTGTAAACCCCGTATTGATTAATAGGGGTGGAGTGTTAATGTCGCCGATTTTATTTTCTTATGTTTTGGGTAAGGTAGAAAAGTATGTGGAAAATGTACGGGAGCTCTGGTCACAGCGAAATTATATTTTTGTTTATGGTATGACCAGAGAAGGATGTTTAAAGCGACCTAACCGATATTTAACAGTTTTTGCAGTTCTTTCCGTTTGTTCTTGGGGACAAGATCTGCCAGGGAATAATTATCTAAGGTAGAGAAGAAGCTCTCCAATGCTTCGGCGAATACCGTTTTCAAGTGGCAGGCGGGGGTAATAACACAGGTCCCATTCTCACCAAAGCACTCTACCAGTGGCGAACCTTGTTCCATTTCACGAACCAGTTGGCCAAGGTTTATGGATTCTGCTTCCACTCCCAAAGTGACACCACCATTTTTGCCTCGTGTCGCTTTCACATAGCCTTTATTGTTCAGTGCCTGAACCACTTTCATTAAGTGGTTTTTAGAAATGCTGTAGTTATCGGCAATCTCTTGAATGGTGGTCGAGCCTTCCCGTGTTGCAAGGTACATCAGTACGCGTAAGGAATAGTCGGTATAACGGGTGACGTGCATGACGGTTCTGCTCCTGATACCTGAATCGGCAGCAATATTCGTTGCTATCTACTTAAACATGTATTTATTTTACATCTTTAATAAATAGGCGTAAACTCCAGTTTAAAGATGTAATTTATATGCATCTTATAGGTTTCTACTGCATTTATTCTATTTGGGAGGTCATCATGAGTCTGTTGCATACGCCGTTAAGCGAAATAGCTTGCAAGATACCCGGCTCAACTGCGGTTTTTCACCGTTACCGGTTGGACTTTTGTTGTGGAGGTCAGCAGGTATTGGGCGAAGCTCTGGCGAAAAAGAACCTGGATGAAGAGGAGGTGCTAAGTGCACTGGAGAGCTTGCAGTTGGGGGCTCAGGTGAATCATACAGACTGGAGTGAGGTAGAGGATTCTGCACTTATCGACCACATCCTTACCCGTTTCCATGCTGTTCATCGCGAGCAAATGCCAGAACTAATTCGTCTGGCTCAGCGTGTAGAAGCTGTGCATGGTGATAAGCCGGATTGCCCGGTGGGATTGGCTGACCATTTGACTGCTGTACATCAGGCGATGCTGTCACATATGCAGAAGGAAGAGGCAATTTTGTTTCCAATGCTACAAAACGGCCAGTATCAAATGAGCGGTGGTCCTATTGGTGTGATGCGTCAGGAGCACGATAGCCACGGTGCTGACTTAGCTAGAATCGATATGCTGACCAACAACATTACGCCTCCGGAAAATGCGTGCAACACCTGGCAAGCACTTTACTCTGCGTTAGCGACGTTTAAAGCCGATCTGATGGAGCATATTCACCTGGAAAACAATGTGCTATTTGCTCGCGCGCAAAAAGGGGCATAACCATGAGGCAATATTACAAACATTGGTGGACATTAATTGGCATCCTTGCTGTGACCTTTGGTTTACTGGGGTTCTTTGGTCACGAGGTATATCGCAATGCACCTCCTATTCCAGACCGGGTACTTTCGCCTTCCGGGGAAGTATTAATGACTCAGGATTCCATTTTAGATGGCCAGACTGCCTGGCAATCTGTCGGAGGAATGCAGCTTGGCTCGATATGGGGGCATGGTGCCTACCAGGCACCGGACTGGACTGCTGACTGGTTACATCGCGAGTTAATCCATTGGCTTAACCTTGCTGCCCAGGATGAATACGGCAAATATTATGATGAGCTTGGCGGGGCAGAGCAGAATAACCTGCGTTATGAACTGGTTCAGGCCTATCGCTCAAGCAGTTACAACGCAGAACAAAAAGCACTGGTATTAAGCGAAAGGCGTGTGCAAGCCATTGCGTTAACGGCGGATTACTATAATCGCCTGTTTGGTGGCTCACCTGAATTACAGGGAACTCGTGAAAGCTATGCGATGAAGGAAGTGACGCTTCCAGATGATGAGCGTAGAGAAAAACTGACACAATTCTTTTTCTGGACTGCCTGGGCCGCTGCAACCGAACGTGAACCTGATGGTGCAACCTATACCAATAACTGGCCACACGAGCCACTGATAAATAATGTTCCCACAGCCGAAAATATTGTTTGGTCTATCGTTAGCGTCGTGCTGTTAGTTTTCGGCGTGGGTAGCCTGGTTTGGATATGGTCATTTGTTCGTAAAGAAGAAGATGTTGTACCTGTTCCTGCGGCAGATCCATTGACAACGTTTCAGTTAACACCTTCACAAAAAGCATTGGGGAAATATTTATTTGTGGTGGTGGTGTTGTTTACCTTTCAGGTTTTTCTTGGCGGTTTTACTGCCCACTATACGGTTGAAGGGCAGGGGTTCTACGGTATTCAAACATCCGAGTGGTTTCCCTATAGCCTGGTGCGTACCTGGCATATTCAATCTGCGTTATTTTGGATTGCAACGGGTTTTCTTGCAGCGGGTTTATTTTTGGCTCCGATTATTAATGGCGGTAAAGATCCCAAATTTCAAAAGCTGGGTGTAGACGTGCTTTTTGGGGCGCTTATTGCCGTGGTTGTGGGTTCATTTATTGGTAATTATTTGGCCATTGCCCAAGCACTTCCTCCCGAATGGAGTTTTTGGTTGGGGCATCAGGGGTATGAATATGTTGATCTTGGTCGGTTATGGCAGATTGGTAAATTTACCGGTGTTGTTCTTTGGTTAGTGCTTATGTTGCGCGGTATTGTGCCGGCGTTGCAGCAGCCGGGCGATAAAAATCTGCTGGCTCTGTTGACTGCATCCGTCACCGCGATTGGTTTGTTTTACGGTGCTGGCTTCTTTTATGGTGAGCGAACTCACCTTTCCATGATGGAATACTGGCGTTGGTGGATTGTTCATTTATGGGTAGAAGGCTTCTTCGAAGTTTTTGCCACAACCGCGCTTGCATTTATTTTCTGTAACCTTGGGTTGGTCTCGAAAAAAGTGGCAACGGCTGCTTCACTTGCATCGGCGTCATTATTTTTATTGGGTGGTGTGCCGGGTACTTTCCATCATTTATATTTTTCCGGTACCACCACGCCGGTCATGGCGGTCGGTGCAACTTTCTCTGCGCTTGAGGTCGTACCTTTGATCGTACTGGGTTACGAAGCTTGGGAGCACTGGCGATTAAAGCGTGCTGCGCAGTGGATGGAATACATTAAATGGCCATTGATGTGTTTTATCGCTGTGGCTTTCTGGAATATGTTGGGTGCGGGTGTACTGGGTTTCGCCATTAATCCGCCCGTGTCGCTTTATTATGTGCAAGGCTTAAATACAACAGCAACCCACGGACATGCAGCACTATTCGGTGTGTATGGGTTTCTGGCATTAGGTTTTACGCTGCTGGTGTTACGTTATATCCGACCTCATTTGGTGTTTGATGACCGATTAATGAAAGTGGGGTTCTGGTGGTTGAATGCTGGTTTGGTATTAATGCTGTTTACCAGTTTATTACCTATCGGTGTTATTCAGTTTATCGCCAGTGCTTCGGAAGGGTTGTGGTACGCGCGTAGTGAAGGCTTTATGCAAAGCGGTGTGTTGGAAAATTTACGTTGGATACGAACCGTGGGTGATGTGGTATTTATCATCGGTGCGCTTGCGGTAACCTGGCAGGTAGTCAAAGGTGTGTTTTCTTATTCCACTGCGAGTGTTGATCAATCTACGGTTGAGTCTCTTGATTTAGTTGAATCAGGAGAGTCTGTGGCATAACGATTGTATTTACGCACGCCGTATGTGCAGTTCAAAATGAGGAAACGTATTCACCTTTGAAGACTATCGGAGGCAGGAAGCCGACGATAAGCGTATAGGGATATATTTACAGCGAGTCTGAAAAGGTGAATACGTTGCCGAAAAGGAAACAAGGTGTAATCGTGTTTCAGGCGAACCAAAAAATAGTATCTGGAAGGGTAGAATGCAAAATAAGCTGAGTGATAAGAGGCGTTCATTTAGTGGCAACCTTTCCGTCTTGGTAGACCTTCGAAGGCATCGGTGCAGGGAGCACCTTATTAGAATAACGTAGGAGCCGTTATCGAGGATGCCGACGGTGAGCGTACAGGGAAGTGCTCACAGCGTGTCTGTAAAGGTTGAAAGGTTGCCTGAGAGTTTGAACTCCTTAATACTTCATCGCGAGCATTTTGGTTATACCGCTTTTGCCAGATAGTATTTTTATAATAGTAACTAATTAGTTAAATCAGTAATTCCCGTAAGCATTGTCTTACCTCAATAGAGATAATCGCGTTCTGCCCGTTATTGGTACAATTTAAACAAAAAATTAACCAGGCAAAAATATTAAGACTTACCCATCGTGGATAAAAGGGTAGGGACAGTTAACGTATCGTATATTGATATATCATGAAATTATTCAAATTTATGGGCCTAGTCAGCCATTCGCCAGCCAGCCATCAACGCTGGCCGCATCGAATAAAAACTATGATTGCGGTTTTTATTACCTTGTTATCCATGTCTTTACTAACCGAGTGGATTACGCCGGGTATGGATAAGAACCTGCTGGTTGCCTCAATAGGAGCCAGTACAATTCTGGTTTACATCCTCTACACCAGCCCCGTGTCTCAACCTTATGCGCTTATTATGGGCAATACAATGGCGGCGGCAATTGGGGTCGGGTGCGCGTATCTACCATTTGATTTTTATATTAGTGCGGCCCTCTGTTTAACGCTGTGTTTTTTCATGATGTTTGTATTTAATTGCATCCATCCACCGGCAGGAGCAACGGCACTTATGCCGGTTATACTTGGATACGATGTAGTACATGGGGTGAATTTTATTGTTTTTCCTGTGTTGACGAATGTCGTTATTCTTATTTTCATGGCGATTATTTTGCATCGTTTTTGGCTCAAAACCGAGTACCCGGCAAAACCCTTGGCTCGTAAGGATATTGCCCATAAACGGGAAGAACTCAGTCCACTCTCTCGTTTCGGTATTGAACAGCTGGACTTAAAAAGTGCATTGAAGGAATACGATGCATATTTGAATATCAGTGAAAAAGATTTAGCGCTGGTTTATCGTTTTGCACAACAGCATGTATTTTGTCGGCGATACGGTGATATTCGTTGTGTGCATGTTATGTCGAAAAACGTCATTAGTGTAACGCCGGATACCGAGCTGGAAGTTGCATGGGGATTATTAAAATACCATAAAATTCAGATGCTACCGGTGGTTAATCATGAAAACAAACTACTTGGCGTGGTATCAACTGTGGACTTCTTAAAGAAGGAGTCCATTGCGATGTTGAATACAAAACAAACCGGCTTGCAACCATCACTTAGCCGTTTGGTGAAGTTGGTTAAGAAAAAAACGATGATGGTAAAAGACCTCATGACTGTTGAAGTGAGCAGTGTCTTGGAAAACAATTTGCTTGCCGAAGTAGTGCCCTTATTTACCGATAAAGGGTTACATCATATTCCGGTGATTGATCATGGAGGAAAGTTAGTGGGCATTATTACCCAATCGGATGTGATAGCAGCACTGTATTCCAGTGCTGTTCATTTTCAACCAGAATAATTGGTTGCGGGTTAAATCGTGGTTGAGTTGTCTATACTTTAAATCGTTTGGTAATGGCATTCATGATTTCAACATGGTCGCCGAGGTTATTAATCATGCTGCTTAATTGCTCCGTTGCATGCAGTGTTTCGTCAGTTTTCACTTGAATATCGTTAATGTGTTCGACAATGGTTACTGATACGGTTTGTTGTTCTTCCGTGGCTGTGGCAATGTTGTTGTTCATCTTGGTAATGATATCTACCGTATCGGAAATCAGCTTAAAGCTTTCACCGGCCTTGCCCGCATTAGTGACACTTTCTTCTACGCATTTATAACTGCTTTCCATGGAGTTGGCGGTACTGCGCGCGCCACTTTGTAACTCATTAACAATGGTGTTGATTTCTTCTGTGGACTCTTGAGTTCGCATTGCCAGGCTTCTCACCTCATCGGCAACCACGGCAAAGCCGCGGCCCTGTTCGCCGGCTCTGGCAGCTTCAATTGCGGCGTTCAATGCGAGCAAGTTAGTTTGTTCTGCGATGGCTTTAATCACATCCAGCACAACGTTCACTTTGGATGTGTCTTCTTCCAGCTTTTTGACATCTTCCGCTGTGCGAGACATGGTCTGTGCAAGTGATTGAATACTATTTACCGTATTGGCAATTTCCATATCACCTTGTCGCATGGCGTCATTAGCCTTACTTGTTGCGTCTGCGGCTTCGGCAGCACTGGTGGCAATATGGTTAACGCTGGTATTCATTTCCTCTACGGCATATTTGGAGCGTTCGGCACTTTGTTTTTGTTGGTTAAGTGTCTCCACATTTTGTTGTGTCATTGCAGTGACATTTGAAGCTAAATCGACCATCGGTTGATTTGATTGAACCAATTCTTTAATGATGATGCGTAATGTGTCGGTGAATTGATTAAACGAGTTCACCAGATCACCCACTTCATCTTCCGCATTCGTATGAATTTTGTGGGTTAAGTCACCGTTATCTTCCGCGATATTTTTGAGTGAGGTATTAACAGCCAAAATATTGCGGCGGATGGTGATGGCAATCGGGAGTGAAATGAGAAAGATCAGTAAAATAGTCGCCGCTCCGAGGATTACACCAAGATAAATGGTGTTGTTTGACGCTTTAATAATTTGTTTGAAAGAAGTGTCCAGCTCTTTGGTTTTCTGGTTTTTCAATTCGGCTAGTGCGTTGTTTGTTTTATCCAGTTCAACTTTAATCTCAGCACTGCGTTTACCCAGGTCTTCAAAATTGATATTGCCATCAATGAAATCTTTTGATAATGCATACGCAAGCGTATAGTAATTGGAGAACGTATCTCTGATTTTCTCGATCTCCCTCGAGCTGGAAGGAGAGACAGCAATGGATTTTTCAATGTTGGATAAAACCTGTTTTTGTAACTCGCTTGTGTGCTCCAGTGCATCTTCATCTGCTGAGGAGGCGGCATAGCTGAGTGTTTCTTTGATTTTCTCAGTTTTAACAATGATTTCTTCAGTAAGTTGAAGAGAGGGGTATTTTTCGTTTTTAACCAAATCAATGTCAGTTAAGGTGCTGAGCGTTGAATAAATGCTGACAAATAAGTAAATGAGGAAACCCGAACTGCCTATTATAGGGATAAGTAAAATTTTGTTTCTTACGGAAGTTTTGGTAAATAGTTTCATAGATTACGATCTTTTCCGTGGTCGAGTTTTTTATGGACTGCATTTTGTCACCTTAATAATAGGCTATCTTGAAAAAATGGCCGTTTTGTAAGGTGAATATGTATAATATTGCGCCAAAAAATGAGGTTGGCGTCACATTGTTGTACGTATTGTTGCGTGTTTTGTATGTTATGAGTGTGGTTTCTTCTATATCAAGGTTAACGGCAGGCATGTTAATTTCTTTGATGCAAAGTTCATAAACTTTGCCGTTCGTCAAAAAATAAAAAATATCTAACCGGCTTAGCCCGGTTTTTTAAATTTTGCATTTTTAATTTGCTAATACTATATAAATACAAACTTTAATAAATTATTCGTCTTTTTATTAATGAATAAAATGGGTCTAAAAAAGGAATCCGGTATGAAGAGACATACATTATGGCCGTGTCTGGTGGCTATATTAATGCCGCTAAATAGTGTTGCTATTGAATTAGATCGTTTGGATGTGAACGGTTATTTTAGTTTTGAATACGAAAAAATTGTAGGTGGTGACAAATACATTGGTGGGGATCCCAATGAACCAACAGGCGATGTAGATGGTTCATTTGATGCGGATTTGTTTGATCTGGTCCTTAACTTTCGTGCGACGGACAACCTGCGCCTTGCCGCGGATTTAACCTGGGAGCATGGTACGGCGACAGAGGATGATCGAGGTAACGCCGCTGTTGAATATGCATTCGCGGAGTACACCATTAAAAATTGGGCAAAGGTACGCGCGGGGAAAATGTTTGTGCATTTCGGTATCTATAACGAGATTCACACCGCGAAACCGGCTAACCTGACGATCAAGGAACCTCTCTCTACTAATAAAAACAATAAATTGGGCAGTGACTTCAGGTTTTACCCTAGATGGGGCAATGGTTTAGCCCTTACGGGGAATCATTATGTGGGAGATATGGATTACGACTACATCGTTCAGGTTTTAAATGGTGATTCGGATAACGATGAAGCCAATCCTTACGAAGAAGATGACAACGTCAATAAAGCTGTCAATATGCGTTTCCGTATTAACTTATTAGAAGAGTTGCGCGTTGGTGCTTCAGCGTATCGCGATAAGTTGCAGTTTGATAATTCCAGTGCGGATTTAAGCACTTATGGCCTTCAAGCGGAATGGACCGCTAAACCAGTAGGTGTGGAGTTTGAGTATATTTTTGGCGATGTGAATTACTCTGATTCTGCGGAACCGGATGTCAGCCGTTACGCATACAGTTTGATGGCGTATGTACCTGTTACCGAAAGAATTACACCCTACGTCCGGTATGAATTTCTTGATCCTAATGATGATGTTGGTGATGACGAAGGTGTTGTCTCTATTTTGGGGGTGAACTTGCTGGTTGATAAAAATATGTATGTGAAGTTCGAACTCTACGATGTCAATACAGAAGAAAATAATAGTGAATTTTCAGGTGCTGATTTCACTGAATTCAAAGCATCTTTATCCATTGGATTTTAAGGGAGTGTGATACATGAGACGACTATATATAGCAAAATTGTTCGTTACGGTACTTGTTGCCACATTCTCACTTATTCCCGTTTTTAGTCATAGTGAGACTTTGGTTGCGCATAAAAGTCTGTCGGCAGAAAGCTTAGATATAAATCAGGTTAAACGTATTTTTCTAGGTAAAATCACCCGGTTGGATTCAGGCGAAACCGTACGACCATGTTACCTGGCTGATGATGCTTTCTTTAATGTGATAGAAAAAACTGCAAGTCAATTTGATGCCTATTGGAATAAGCGCATTTTTTCCGGAACGGGTATAAAACCTGCGATGCTGGAAAGCGTTTCGTCGGTGTTGGATTTTGTGGAGAATAACGAAGGCGCCATTTGTTATGCCACCGGGGCGCAAGCGGGTGATGGAATGGTTACACTAAGCTTTTAATTTCTGTAAATAAGCCATCTGCGAAAACGCAGATGGCTTTGACTCAAAATCAAATCTCGCAAACAAATTCCCAAGCATTGTTTGAACCAGGCGTGGCTTGTGTCCACCACAATGCTCGATAGACGGAATTGTTATACTTCATCAAATCGCCTTCATCCGCGTGGGAGGGGTTTCCTTGCCAATCAAGTCTTGGCCAATTTGGATAAGCATTTATATCTGAAGGATTATTACCTTCACATGGCCCGGAGTGGTAAACAATATCATGGGTTTCAGTCACGATATTTTGTTCATTATCCAGGGTAGTAATTTGGAAGCTGGTGGTGCCTTCCTCTACTTGCCAGAGATAAGTATTTACCCTGCCGTGTTTTAGGGTGAAACGGCCTAGATCTACTGAAATAAGAGGGTCTTGAATGATGTTGTTTAACGAAACATCTAATGAAATAATGCCTTTCCTATCTAATGCCTGTACGTCGATAGCGATAGTTTGCCCTAATTTTAAATTGTCAGGTTGCGAAACTTGAATAACAGGAAGACCATCAGCGGGTAACGCATTGACTTCTGTTACTACAGCATTGGCTGTGTTTTGAGGTGAATAAGATGCAGAGATCAGGTATTTGCCTGGAGTGTTTGCTGTCCAATGATAATCTTGCCAGTAGTACCATTCCGTTCCTCCACCACTACTGCTACTACTCGCAGAAAAGCCAGAGCCTCTGGTGACGGTTAACTCCGGTGTAGCAAAAACATAGTAATCACTTGATGGATACCCAGAGCTATATCCACTAATTTTGGTGGTTCCCTGCTCTCCGGTAAGAATAACTTCAGGTGAGTTTACGGTAAAAGGGCTTCTATAATATTTTATCTCGAACGGTTCAGATTTGGTTGTTTGGTTACCACTTGCATCGGTGACTTTTACTTCGAAAACATATTTTCCCCAATCAGTCCACGTCCATAAGTGCGACATAGATATTTTATCCGTAGCCGACACATCTTCCGCAGCAATAACAGTCGGGTTTATGAGTTCTCCATTTATGTCCTGATGGATAATAAATTCCCAGCGAACAATATCTCCGTTTAAATCGTAGCTGCCAGCCTTAAAATTAACCTGATTGACATTGTTCATATCCTTTTCACGAATCAGACCAATGATAATTTCCGGTGTTTGGCCATTAACTGCTGATTCACAATTTCCCAAGCTTTCCCAAGCTGTGCCCCAGTACTCGCCAACACCCGGTTCATATGCCCAGCCTCCGGTATTGCACCAGCCTTCGACATTGCAACGGTATGCTTTACTGTTGTGTTGCACTTCTTCCGCCAACGTGATTTGTGCGTTTGCATCATAGAGAGAAAGTGTTGTGCAGTCGTAAGCCGAAGCTATGTTGGAAAGAGTGAACATACTCGAGCATAGAAGAGGGATCGAGAGTGGCGTTTTTATTGATATATTCATGTATATAGTCCTTTTGGTATTTATTATTAATTTATTGACACCGGGGCTAATCGAATAAATACAACCCATAATTTGCATTATGAGCGACTCCGTCATTCGATGATGGCCGAGGAGTTTTTTCATCTTATTTTTTTCTTTATCCATAGGCTAGGAATCTAGCGTCAATATGAGAAATTGTTATGTTTTAAATAGTGTTTGCTTTTTTCCCGGTTTTGTTTCTTTGGCATTTAAAACTTTCAATTGTCATTTGAGTGTGAAAAAATCATCCAAGGAAGCGAATTATTATTCTCTTCATTTTGCGTTTTCATAGGTTAGTTTTCCGTCTTTTTTGAGTACAAGGTAACGTTATCCCTAATCTATGTCGTGGATCGAAGAAATGAGTTTGATTTGAACCTAGTGTGCTGGTCTGTTTCTCTGCCGTGTTATCGTAACGAATGTATTAGTGACGAAATGATTAAAGACGATAGTTTACGCTCCGATATTGATACAATGTATTGTTTAGCGCGTTTATTGATGGTGGGTGTATGGTTGTTCTGTTGGACTTAAGACTAATTCCATATGAAATATACGTAACTTTAGGATGGTCTTTGCGTGGTCAATAAAGCAGCCAGGTATCTATCGCTTTACCTTTGCTCGGCTAAACTTTAGAACATTCCTTGTTTATTTAGATGTTATAGGCTGTTTTAGATGCCCGGATTTGGTATGAAAAAAATATGGTTTTTGGCTGGTTTACTCTTATCTCCGTTGGTGGATTCTGCTCCAGTTCCTGTCGAAATCGCTGAAGTTCAATGGCGTCCTTTCTCTACTAAAATTGAAGCGCTTGGCAGCTTGCAGGCCAATGAATCAGTCACCTTATCCGCAACTGTGACGGAAACTATCCGTGCGATTCACTTTAAAGACGGTCAGGTTGTGAAAGCGAATCAGGTTCTGGTTGAGATGACCAGTAATGAAGAGCACGCCTTATTAGAGGAGGCTCGTTCTGAATACAATGAGGCTAAGCGTCAATTTGATCGGGTTAAGTCTCTTGAGGCGAAACAGCTGGCCTCGTTGTCTTTGCTGGATGAACGAACTCAACTGCTTGAAGCGTCCGAGGCGCGTTTACTGGCTACTCAGTCAAGGCTGGAAGAACGCTTGATTATTGCGCCGTTTTCCGGTGTGGTGGGCTTGCGGGACATCAGTGTTGGTGCCCTGGTCAAACCGGGCGATGAGATCGTGACATTGGATGATTTAACCCAAATGAAGTTGGATATCTCTTTGCCTGCCGTTTACTTGTCCACAGTGCAAAAAGGGATGGCCATTACCGCGACAACGCCCTATATAAATGGGGAATCTTTTTCTGGTGAAGTTTCCAGCATTGATTCGCGAATTGATACGAGTACGCGGGCGATTCGGGTTCGGGCCATATTGCCAAACCCAAAAGGTAAATTGTTGCCCGGTATGCTGATGACGGTGAACTTAACCACCCCGGTTGTGGATCAGTTGTTGATACCTGAAGCCTCTCTGGTGCAAGAGGGGTTCCGTCAATATGTGTATGTGGTCGCTCCCGCTGATGGTGTAGATAAAGTCAATAAGCAACAGGTCACAACGGGCGCAAGAAATAATGGTGAAGTGGTGGTGATGTCTGGCTTGAATGCCGGTGACAGAATTGTGGTGCACGGTATTTTACGTTTGCGGGATCAAAGCGAAATTCGGATCCTTCCAGCCAATTTTTCCAAGTAGCGTCTGTGATTTATTTGAGTATTCAGTTTTTATAGGTTCGGTCCTAGATGATCATTTCTGATGTATGCATAAAACGTCCCGTATTTGCTTCGGTGATTTCCCTGTTGCTGATTGTATTTGGTGTGATCGCCTTTGATCGCCTGCCGCTTAGGGAGTATCCGGATATTGATTCGCCGGTTGTTTCTATTCGCACTGATTACCCCGGT includes:
- a CDS encoding efflux RND transporter periplasmic adaptor subunit yields the protein MKKIWFLAGLLLSPLVDSAPVPVEIAEVQWRPFSTKIEALGSLQANESVTLSATVTETIRAIHFKDGQVVKANQVLVEMTSNEEHALLEEARSEYNEAKRQFDRVKSLEAKQLASLSLLDERTQLLEASEARLLATQSRLEERLIIAPFSGVVGLRDISVGALVKPGDEIVTLDDLTQMKLDISLPAVYLSTVQKGMAITATTPYINGESFSGEVSSIDSRIDTSTRAIRVRAILPNPKGKLLPGMLMTVNLTTPVVDQLLIPEASLVQEGFRQYVYVVAPADGVDKVNKQQVTTGARNNGEVVVMSGLNAGDRIVVHGILRLRDQSEIRILPANFSK